The Podospora pseudocomata strain CBS 415.72m chromosome 3, whole genome shotgun sequence genome window below encodes:
- a CDS encoding hypothetical protein (EggNog:ENOG503P72D), with protein sequence MSSSSSNPNTSSTNQPTENPGLISSHAEYIKGAAESAIGDISGSHAWKTSGEQDKAHARASLNQATQNRDPATSGYGKVEEVAGKLTGCEGMRREGAASASKPNQE encoded by the exons atgtcttcctcctcgagcaaccccaacaccagcagcaccaaccaGCCTACCGAGAACCCAGGCCTGATCTCCTCCCACGCCGAGTATATCAAGGGGGCAGCTGAG TCCGCAATCGGCGACATCTCGGGTTCCCACGCCTGGAAAACCTCGGGCGAGCAAGACAAGGCCCACGCCCGTGCTTCACTCAATCAAGCGACCCAGAACCGTGACCCGGCCACCTCGGGATATGGGAAAGTGGAGGAAGTTGCCGGCAAGCTGACGGGATGCGAGGgcatgaggagggagggcgCTGCCAGCGCTAGCAAACCAAATCAGGAGTAA
- the TEF3 gene encoding translational elongation factor EF-1 alpha (COG:Q; EggNog:ENOG503NWIQ), with translation MAPSENAASIKVLDELMQKLTISKEADQIKEASAALASFINGRIEDLDTPTKTVEALKKQLANKKDATVREKALLAIQAIAQHSEVSSAVEPYLVALLPSVLAGAGDKITAVKNAAFAAALAIAEAINPNAVKAVLPALIDSLRNAQKWPEKMLVLDFIDVLIKTAPAQTGLRVPDLIPVISEAMWDTKKEVKDRAYKTMEQLCQLIVNRDIERFIPELIKCIAKPENVPETVHLLGATTFVTEVQEPTLALMVPLLDRGLAERDTAIKRKSAVIVDNMCKLVDDPNIVAPFLPKMMPGLQKNYENLADPEAREKTKQALDTIIRVGNVVDGKIPEVRNHGDIKTILGHFKEVLPAKHASALEKFAPVLEYAAAVAGQLVDEKETESAVWAEAVKPYVAVVVGDDEAQSITDALRKRANPDLAEGDDGEEDDEEGEDLCNCTFSLAYGAKILLNQTHLRLKRGQRYGLCGPNGSGKSTLMRAINNEQVEGFPKQSEVKTVFVEHDLDSADTEMTTIDWTMKKLAEAGVDVSQAEVEKRLSEFGFSEDMIKNEITALSGGWKMKLALCRAVFEAPDILLLDEPTNHLDVKNVKWLEDYLINSPCTSIIVSHDSGFLDNVCQHIVHYERFKLKRYRGNLAEFVKKHPAAKSYYELGASDMEFSFPEPGFLEGVKTKAKAILRATKMSFQYPGTAKPQISDISFQCSLGSRIAVIGPNGAGKSTLINVLTGELIPTAGEIYQHENIRIAYIKQHAFAHIDNHLDSTPSEYIQWRFQTGEDRETMDRANKIITEADEEAMNKVFKVEGTMRRVIGINSRRKFKNSYEYECSFALGENIGMKNERWVPMMTADNAWLPRSELLASHQKMVADVDMKEALASGQFRPLVRKEIEAHCANFGLDAELVSHSRMRGLSGGQRVKVVLAACSWQRPHLIVLDEPTNYLDRDSLGALSKALKKFEGGVIIITHSAEFTKDLTEEVWAVMDGKMTPSGHNWVQGQGSGPRLKGDDGEEEEKFDAMGNKIVSTKKKAKLTSSEARKKKKERMARRKRGEEVFSDEDE, from the exons ATGGCTCCCTCCGAGAACGCCGCCAGCATCAAGGTGCTCGATGAGCTCATGCAGAagctcaccatctccaaggaGGCTGATCAGATCAAGGAGGCTTCGGCCGCCCTTGCTTCCTTCATCAACGGTCGCATCGAGGACCTTGATACCCCCACCAA GACCGTCGAGGCTCTCAAGAAGCAGctcgccaacaagaaggATGCCACCGTCCGCGAGAAGGCCCTCCTTGCCATCCAGGCTATTGCCCAGCACTCCGAGGTCTCTTCTGCCGTTGAGCCCTACCTCGTTGCTCTTCTCCCCAGCGTCCTggctggcgctggtgacAAGATCACCGCTGTGAAGAATGCCGCTTTCGCCGCTGCTCTGGCCATcgccgaggccatcaaccccaacgctGTCAAGGCCGTTCTCCCCGCCTTGATTGACTCACTCCGCAATGCCCAGAAGTGGCCCGAGAAGATGCTTGTCCTCGACTTCATCGATGTCCTCATCAAGACTGCCCCCGCCCAGACTGGTCTCCGTGTCCCCGACTTGATCCCCGTCATTTCCGAGGCCATGTGGGACACcaagaaggaggtcaaggaccgTGCCTACAAGACCATGGAGCAGCTCTGCCAGCTCATTGTCAACCGCGATATCGAGCGCTTCATTCCCGAGCTCATCAAGTGTATCGCCAAGCCCGAGAACGTCCCCGAGACTGTTCACTTGCTTGGCGCCACCACCTTCGTCACTGAGGTCCAGGAGCCCACTCTTGCCCTCATGGTTCCCCTTCTTGATCGTGGTCTCGCCGAGCGCGACACCGCCATCAAGCGCAAGTCGGCCGTCATTGTCGACAACATGTGCAAGCTCGTCGACGACCCCAACATTGTCGCTCCTTTCTTGCCCAAGATGATGCCCGGTCTCCAGAAGAACTACGAGAACTTGGCTGATCCCGAGGCTCGTGAGAAGACCAAGCAGGCTCTTGACACCATCATCCGCGTCGGTAACGTCGTTGACGGCAAGATCCCCGAGGTCCGCAACCACGGTGATATCAAGACCATCCTTGGCCACTTCAAGGAGGTCCTCCCCGCCAAGCACGCTTCTGCTCTTGAGAAGTTCGCCCCCGTCCTCGAGTACGCCGCCGCTGTTGCTGGCCAGCTCGTCGACGAGAAGGAGACCGAGTCCGCCGTCTGGGCTGAGGCTGTCAAGCCCTACGTCGctgttgtcgttggtgatgacgaggCTCAGTCCATCACTGACGCTCTCCGCAAGCGCGCCAACCCCGACCTCGCCGAGGGCGAtgacggtgaggaggacgacgaggagggtgaggatctGTGCAACTGCACCTTCTCGCTCGCCTACGGTGCCAAGATCCTTCTCAACCAGACCCATCTCCGCCTCAAGCGCGGCCAGCGCTACGGTCTGTGCGGTCCCAACGGTTCCGGAAAGTCCACCCTCATGCgcgccatcaacaacgagCAGGTCGAGGGCTTCCCTAAGCAGTCCGAGGTCAAGACTGTGTTCGTCGAGCACGACTTGGACTCTGCCGATACCGAGATGACCACCATCGACTGGACCATGAAGAAGCTTGCCGAGGCCGGCGTCGACGTCAGCCAGGCTGAGGTCGAGAAGCGTCTCAGCGAGTTCGGCTTCTCCGAGGACATGATCAAGAACGAGATCACTGCCCTCTCCGGTGGTTGGAAGATGAagctggccttgtgccgtgCCGTCTTCGAGGCTCCCGATATTCTCCTGCTCGACGAGCCCACCAACCATCTCGATGTGAAGAACGTGAAGTGGCTCGAGGACTACCTCATCAACTCCCCTTGcacctccatcatcgtcTCTCACGACAGTGGTTTCCTCGACAACGTGTGCCAGCACATCGTCCACTACGAGCGCTTCAAGCTTAAGCGCTACAGAGGCAACCTCGCCGAGTTTGTCAAGAAGCAccccgctgccaagtcctaCTACGAGCTCGGTGCCTCCGACATGGAGTTCTCCTTCCCCGAGCCCGGTTTCCTCGAGGGTGTcaagaccaaggccaaggccaTTCTCCGTGCCACCAAGATGTCCTTCCAGTACCCCGGCACCGCCAAGCCCCAGATTTCCGATATCTCCTTCCAGTGCTCGCTCGGTTCCCGTATTGCCGTCATTGGTCCCAACGGTGCCGGCAAGTCCACCCTCATCAACGTGCTCACTGGTGAGCTCATCCCCACCGCCGGTGAGATCTACCAGCACGAGAACATCCGTATCGCCTACATCAAGCAGCACGCTTTCGCCCACATCGATAACCATCTCGACAGCACTCCCTCCGAGTACATCCAGTGGCGTTTCCAGACTGGTGAGGATCGTGAGACCATGGATCGTGCCAACAAGATCATCACcgaggctgatgaggaggccATGAACAAGGTTTTCAAGGTCGAGGGCACCATGCGCCGTGTCATTGGCATCAACTCCCGCAGAAAGTTCAAGAACTCGTACGAGTACGAGTGCTCTTTCGCTCTCGGCGAGAACATTGGCATGAAGAACGAGCGCTGGGTTCCCATGATGACTGCCGACAACGCTTGGTTGCCCCGCTCCGAGCTCCTCGCCTCCCATCAGAAGATGGTTGCCGATGTCGATATGAAGGAGGCCCTTGCCTCCGGTCAGTTCCGTCCCCTCGTGCGCAAGGAGATCGAGGCTCACTGCGCCAACTTCGGTCTCGATGCCGAGCTTGTCTCTCACTCCCGCATGCGCGGTCTCTCCGGTGGTCAGCGTGTCAAGGTCGTCCTTGCCGCCTGCTCGTGGCAGCGTCCCCATCTCATCGTTCTTGATGAGCCTACCAACTACCTCGATCGTGACTCTCTCGGTGCCTTGTCCAAGGCCCTCAAGAAGTTCGAGGGTGGTGTCATCATCATTACCCACTCTGCCGAGTTCACCAAGGATCTCACTGAGGAGGTGTGGGCTGTCATGGACGGCAAGATGACTCCTTCCGGCCACAACTGGGTGCAGGGCcagggctctggtccccgCCTCAAGGGggatgacggcgaggaggaggagaagttcGATGCCATGGGCAACAAGATTGTTagcaccaagaagaaggccaagctTACCAGCTCCGAGGcccgcaagaagaagaaggagcgcATGGCTCGCCGCAAGcgtggtgaggag GTCTTcagcgacgaggacgagtaA
- a CDS encoding hypothetical protein (COG:S; EggNog:ENOG503NXSJ) → MQGLLGFTLLGSFVSYLQGAAASPATAGGTEKRNPLGLSLPPLIPSIPGVTEPLASNAPPLPILQLPTPPLASPPFTASNIKPKKIGYFWTGAGDNLHKDFLATVSLDDDTFGTFIQLTDVPTSGNSPHHLGASYDGKTLIGGGLLSLLKTQDTAFYFDVSDPYRPKFDHSNRAILSSIVDEIRAKPDGGFYITYMGSAVGTSPGRLVETDARGNIIHEWPEVTDIPSTLNILGQQFSPHGLTVDYDKQIALTSDFVVPITILKPTLGIQKADTLRLFDLRTHKILSTITIPGGQGIQDVKFIPNHPETAALATAVGLGQVWVIYPFRTKNAKQGTAELLFDFGPKAKNSLAIYSDISDDGKLAYFTFTLGNHVAALDISDLSNPVRLDDPNETQPIIGPHYVKISPDKKNLLVLGYFVQAGDISVVNTPGDYKAHWLDLDASGKFSWNKTIDFEREFATTRGGARPHSVVIYDLSDPADPKYY, encoded by the exons ATGCAAGGTCTCCTCGGCTTCACACTCTTGGGAAGCTTCGTCTCCTACCTTCAAGGAGCGGCTGCCAGTCCAGCAACTGCCGGTGGCACTGAGAAAAGGAACCCTCTCGGTCTCAGTCTTCCCCCTTTGATTCCCTCCATCCCGGGAGTCACTGAGCCCCTGGCTTCCAATGCACCCCCTCTGCCTATCCTGCAGCTTCCTACGCCCCCCTTGGCCAGTCCTCCGTTTACTGCCTCCAAcatcaagcccaagaagatTGGTTACTTCTGGACTGGTGCTGGTGACAACTTGCACAAGGACTTCCTGGCGACAGTCAGCTTGGATGAT GACACCTTTGGCACATTCATCCAACTCACCGATGTTCCCACCAGCGGTAattctcctcatcatcttggaGCGTCTTATGACGGCAAGACCTTGATTGGCGGCGGTCTCTTGTCTTTGCTCAAGACTCAGGATACTGCCTTTTACTTTGACGTCTCGGACCCGTACCGCCCCAAGTTTGACCACAGCAACCGTGCCATCTTGTCATCTATTGTCGATGAGATTCGAGCCAAGCCTGATGG AGGCTTCTACATCACCTACATGGGCTCTGCAGTGGGCACCTCCCCCGGCCGCCTCGTCGAGACCGACGCCCGCGGCAACATCATCCACGAGTGGCCCGAAGTCACCgacatcccctccaccctcaacatcctcggCCAGCAGTTCTCCCCACACGGCCTCACCGTCGACTACGACAAGCAAATCGCCCTCACCTCCGACTTTGtcgtccccatcaccatcctcaagccCACCCTCGGTATACAAAAGGCCGACACCCTCCGCCTCTTTGACCTTCGCACCCACAAGATCCTGTCGACAATCACCATCCCAGGCGGCCAGGGCATCCAGGACGTCAAATtcatccccaaccaccccgaGACGGCCGCGCTCGCCACCGCCGTCGGCCTCGGCCAAGTCTGGGTCATCTACCCCTTCCGCACCAAAAACGCCAAGCAAGGCACCGCCGAGCTCCTCTTCGACTTTGGCCCCAAGGCCAAAAACTCATTGGCCATCTACTCGGACATCTCCGACGACGGCAAACTAGCCTActtcaccttcaccctcggcAACCACGTCGCGGCGCTCGATATCTCTGATCTGAGCAACCCTGTGAGGCTGGACGACCCGAACGAGACCCAGCCTATCATCGGCCCTCACTACGTCAAGATCAGCCCGGATAAGAAGAACTTGTTGGTCCTTGGGTATTTTGTCCAGGCGGGGGACATCTCGGTTGTCAACACGCCTGGTGATTACAAGGCTCACTGGTTGGATCTGGACGCGAGCGGCAAATTTAGCTGGAACAAGACGATTGATTTCGAGAGGGAGTTTGCAACCACGAGGGGTGGTGCGAGGCCGCATAGTGTGGTTATTTATGACTTGAGCGATCCGGCTGATCCCAAGTATTATTGA